The genomic stretch AACAGGTTTCGCCGGAGTTCAAAGTGGCGCACGAAGAGATCGAATGGAAAGCAATGGCCGGGTTGCGCGACAAGCTGATCCACGCCTATTTCGGCGTCGACTGGCGAACCGTTTGGTCCGTGATTAACGATAAAATACCACCACTAAGAGAAGCGGTTGAGGCTCTATTGAGGGAATGATCAAAATTGATCGAAGGCGATAACCCCGATTTGTTTCGGATTTCGACATTCGATATTCGAATTTATCAAGGAGAACATACATGGAAGCCAAAGTCAACCTGATCCCCATCCACATCATGGGCAAGCAGTACCTGGCGCCGGACACGCTGACGGTCCAGAAGGCCATGGAGTACGCCGGCTACCAGCTGACCCGGGGCTGCGGCTGCCGGGGCGGCATCTGCGGGGCCTGCGGCCTGGCCTTCCGCCTGCCCAACAGCTACAAGATTGAAGTGGGCCTGGCCTGCCAGGCCATGGTCCAGCCCGACATGTACCTGGCCATCCTGCCGTTCTTTCCCAACAAGCGCGGCGTCCACGACCTGGATAAGCTCAAGGCCAACGTCGACACCTTCAAGGCCCTGTACCCTGAGGTGTTCAAATGCGTATCCTGCAACACCTGCACCAAGTCCTGCCCGATGTCCATCGAGGTGATGGACTACATCCAAGCCGTGATGCGGGG from candidate division TA06 bacterium encodes the following:
- a CDS encoding DUF86 domain-containing protein yields the protein MSRLKDDKVFLKHILAEAEFIASATAGLNYEALLKDGTLQRAILRSLEIIGEASKQVSPEFKVAHEEIEWKAMAGLRDKLIHAYFGVDWRTVWSVINDKIPPLREAVEALLRE
- a CDS encoding 4Fe-4S dicluster domain-containing protein, coding for MEAKVNLIPIHIMGKQYLAPDTLTVQKAMEYAGYQLTRGCGCRGGICGACGLAFRLPNSYKIEVGLACQAMVQPDMYLAILPFFPNKRGVHDLDKLKANVDTFKALYPEVFKCVSCNTCTKSCPMSIEVMDYIQAVMRGDVEQAARLSFDCVMCGLCTSRCPAEISHANVAILARRLSGSQIAPRAGHLAQQVKQVRDGKFQPGLDQLKKADVNKLKELYNARESEPDNTSDEWAPKTKEYL